The Methanothermobacter tenebrarum DNA segment AACCGCCTTATTAAAAGTTTCCCACACTCTGGACAATATGTATGTTCAAACCTATGACCGGGCACATTACCTATATAAACGTATTTTATACCCTCCCTCTGGGCCTTCTTCACAGCCTCTTCAAGTATTTCTATCCTAGTTGCCGGGCTCGTGAACTTATACCTCGGATAATATCTTGTGAAGTGTAATGGTGTGTCTTCACCCGCAAACTTTAAATGATTTTTTATTACCCAATCTATGTCATTTTCGTTCACACCAGTAACAACAAGATTCACGATTTCTACATGAACTCCCTCTTCTAAGGCCTTTTTAACGTTTCTCCATATTTTGTATACGTTTATACCGCCACAATATTCTTTGTAAACGTCCTTCCCACCCTTTATGTCTATGTTTAATCCAGTGAGTCCAGCGTCAATCAGAGCCTTTAGTGCTTCTATTGTCATGTACCCATTGGAAACATAGCATGCATAGAGTCTATGTTTTCTCCCTATTTTGAAGAGATCGATGGCGTATTCTGTTAATAGTGTTGGTTCTTGGAAGCTGAGACATAATCCTTCATCATGATTTATTAAAGCCTTCTTTACAATGGCCCCTGGTGGCGTGTAGGGAGCCCCCTTTGGCAGGCTCCTTGAGAGGTGATAGTTTTGGCACCATGGACATGAAAAATTGCATGAGTATGTTGCGATAGTGAGTGAGGTTGAACCCGGCCAGTAGTGGTAGAATGGTTTTATTTCTATTGGCCTGCTTTCTATTGCACTTAGCCGTCCATAGGTTAGTGTGTATAGTTTACCGTTTTTGTTGAATCTTACTTTGCAGGTTCCTTGTTCTCCGTTTGAAAGTTTGCATCTT contains these protein-coding regions:
- a CDS encoding radical SAM protein, whose protein sequence is MKTSPFYKNINKKIQCTLCERRCKLSNGEQGTCKVRFNKNGKLYTLTYGRLSAIESRPIEIKPFYHYWPGSTSLTIATYSCNFSCPWCQNYHLSRSLPKGAPYTPPGAIVKKALINHDEGLCLSFQEPTLLTEYAIDLFKIGRKHRLYACYVSNGYMTIEALKALIDAGLTGLNIDIKGGKDVYKEYCGGINVYKIWRNVKKALEEGVHVEIVNLVVTGVNENDIDWVIKNHLKFAGEDTPLHFTRYYPRYKFTSPATRIEILEEAVKKAQREGIKYVYIGNVPGHRFEHTYCPECGKLLIRRFSYKILDYGIEDSKCPECGQKIKIYGRYISRDVL